In Sulfuriferula thiophila, the genomic stretch TAATGTACCGCCCTGTTCACGTGGAGTGCCGAAGCGGTGGATTAGTTCCCCACGTGTAGGCAGAATCAGGTGGCCTTTGAGTTTTCCCAGTCCGCTGTCAGGCGTGACCGGTTGCGCAGGCGGTCTTGTGGTATTGGTTGGCTTGACTGGCTTGGCTGTGGCACGAGTCGAGGCTTCCTTTTTAGCGCGGAGTGCTGCGGCAGCCTCTTCCTTGGCTTTTCTTTTGGCGATTGCTCTGGCGATATCCTGCATCAATTTGGTAATGCGCTTTTCGTCCTGTTCAAGCGTGGCAATTTGTTGGCGTTGTTGCTGAATTTCTGAACCAAGCTGTTTTACCACTTGCTGTTTGATCTGGCGCTGCGCCTGCAAGGTCTGTTTCTGTTGCTGGTGTTGCTGGCGAATTTGGTCAAGGCGTGTTTGTTGCTGTTGCTGCGATACGGCGAGTTGATCAAGCTGGTTGAGATTATGCTGCAATTCGCTGATTAGCTGATTGCGTGCTTTGCTGATATAGCTGAAGTAGGTAAGGTTGCGTGTGATTTGATTGGGGTTTTCCCCATTCATTAATAACTTGGCCGTGTCTGACTGGCCGGAGAAATACTGCTGGCGTATCAGCGCCATTAATTCATTTTGTTGCCGTTCTATGGCTTTGTGCGCTGTTTGACTCTGGCTGTGCAATTCGGATAAAGCCAGCTCGGTTTCATTACGTTGCTGATCAAGCTCAAATAGTGCACGGTTGGCATCGCTGATAGCACGTTCGGACTTCTGGAGTGCATCAGCGGCGCGGTCGCGGTTGGTTTCGGCAGCATGATTCTGCTGTCGTAACTGTTCGATTTTGGAACGTATTGCAGCTAATTCGGATTCGTTTTGTGCAGCTATCGCATTCGCAGAGAATAGCTGCGAGGCGAATGCGATAGCGGCTATGAAAGAGCGTGGATTCACTCGAAATTAATCAGTGACTTGCCTGTCATGTTGGCAGGTTGCACCACTCCCATAATGTTGAGCATGGTCGGGCTGATGTCCTCCAAAGCACCTGTGTCGGCAAGGCTGGCCTGGCGTTGGCCAATATACAGCAGCGGTACCAGATTGGTCGTATGCGCGGTGTAAGCTTGCAGAGTGGTTTCATCAAGCATGAGCTCGGCGTTGCCGTGATCTGCGGTGATCAGAACTTCACCACCGGCTGCCAGCATCGCAGGTACAGCTCTTCCCAGGCAAATATCGAGCGCTTCGATGGCTTTGATTGCGGCTTCGAGATTGCCGGTATGGCCAACCATGTCGGCATTGGCGTAGTTGCAAATGATGGCGTCAAACTGATGACGTTCTATCGCTTCTACCAGTTTGTCGGTGAGCTCGAATGCACTCATTTCCGGTTTCATGTCGTAGGTGGCAACATCCGGTGATGGCACCATAATCCGTTCTTCGCCCTCGTATACGGTCTCTTCACCGCCATTGAAGAAGAAGGTGACGTGCGGATATTTTTCGGTTTCGGCAATACGCAACTGTTTTAATCCGAGTTGCGAGATGTACTCACCAAAACCGTTACGGATACGTTCCGGCGGGAACGCGACAGAGACGTTAAACTCGTCGCTGTATCCCGTCAGTGTGCAGAAATCCGCGAGCTTGGGTTGGTATTCACGTTCAAACTCGTTGAAATCCGGTTCAATGAAGGTGCGTGAAATTTGCCGTGCGCGATCTGAGCGGAAATTCATGAATACCATGCTGTCGCCATCTTCTACGCGTATCGGCTTGGCGCCGGGAGGTACAATGCTGGTTGCTTTCACGAACTCATCGGATTCGCCGCGAGCGTAAGCCATTTCAAGCCCGGTCATGGCATCCGGAGCAGTGAATTCGGCTTTACCCTGAGTGATGAGGTCATAGGCGGCTCTGACACGCTGCCAGCGGCTATCTCTGTCCATGGCATAGTAGCGGCCGATCATGGAGGCGATCTGCCCGGTTTGCAGTTCATCGATTTTGGCCTGCAGATTGGCGATGAACAGCTCTGCGCTTTTTGGTGCCGTGTCGCGCCCATCCAGGAATATATGCAGATAAACTTTCTTCAGCCCTTCATTAGCTGCCATGGCCAGCATGGCATGAATATGGCGCTCGTGGCTATGCACCCCGCCATCCGATAGCAAACCCAGAATGTGCAGTGCGCGATCATTCTGTTTGGCGACTTCTATCGTATGTTTGAGTGCCGGGTTGGCGAAAAATGAGGTGCCCTTGATGGCCAGATCGATTCGGGTGAACTCTTGGTACACCACGCGACCGGCGCCAATGTTCAGGTGCCCGACCTCGGAATTGCCCATCTGTCCGGAAGGTAGTCCGACCGCTGATTCAGAAGCCTGAATCAGTGTGTGCGGATAGTGTTTCCAGTATTTGTCCCAGTTGGGTTTGTTGGCTTGAGCAATGGCGTTGTCGGTGTTGCATTTGCGGCAACCGAAACCATCAAGAATGATCAATAATACTGGGGTCACGGAGGTATCTTTCTGTGTGCTGTGCGCGAATTTACTGTTGGATTATATTCTTGGTTGTCGCGGTGATTTTAGTATATTTTAGGCTGTGATGCATTATAATAATATTGTCATGTAATTATCCTGGTTAGCGATGTCAGAACCCACCCTCAATCTTGAACATGTTGATTTGATCGACAAAGACGAGCATATCGAGCAAGCCTCGCGTGCTATGAAAGCCATGTCGCATCCGCTACGGCTGAAAATTTTATGTGTATTGGGGGATAGAGAAGTTAGTGTGCAAGACATAGTTGATAATGTAGGTACTTCACAGAGTAATATCTCCCAGCATCTGGCCATTTTGCGCGATAAAGGTGTGTTGCGCACCCGTAAAGATGCTAATCGGGTTTATTATCGCGTAGGTGATACACGTACTCTGCGCCTGATCAGCTTGATGCGGGATGTTTTCTGCGGATTTACCTGAGTTTAATATGGATGGTAAGCGTGAACTAAACGCTTAAAAAAACCCAGGTAGAACCTGGGTTTTTTTATGGCTGCGTGATACTAAGCTTTGTTGACTTCCAGATTGCGTAAGCGGATATGCAGTTCACGCAACTGCTTTTCATCGACGTTGTTCGGGGCTTGCGTCATCAGATCATTGGCGCGCTGCGTTTTAGGAAAGGCAATCACATCGCGGATGGACTCTGCACCCGCCATCAGCGCGACCAGTCGATCCAGACCGAATGCCAGGCCGCCATGCGGTGGTGCGCCAAACTGCAATGCATCCAGCAGGAAACCGAATTTCTCGCGTGCCTGCTCTTCGCTGATACCCAAGGCGCGGAACACGATATCCTGGATGTGTTGCTGATGGATACGCACTGAGCCACCACCAACTTCCCAGCCATTCAGCACCATATCGTAGGCACGTGACAGCGCGGCGCCAGGATTGGTTTGGAGCAGGGTTTCATGGCCGATTTTAGGTGCAGTGAAGGGGTGGTGCAGCGCATCCCAGCGCTTTTCATCTTCGTTGTATTCGAACATCGGGAAGTCCACAACCCACAATGGACGCCATTCCTTGACGGCATGGCCATGGGCGTGACCGACTTTGGTACGCAAGGCACCCAGGGCGTCGTTGACGATTTTGGCTTTGTCCGCGCCAAAGAAAATCAGGTCGCCATTCTGTGCGCCGGTACGTTTGATAATCTCTGCTAACGCTGCTTCCGGCAGGAATTTAACAATAGGAGACTGCAAGCCTGGCTCAGTTACCTGGCTGGCGTCGTTGACCTTGATGTAGGCCAGACCCTTGGCGCCATAAATCTTGACGAAATCGGTGTAGTCGTCGATTTCCTTGCGCGACAGGCTGGCGCCGCCAGGGACGTTCATCGCTGCAACGCGCCCGCCATCCATGTCGGCTGCGCCACGGAATACCTTGAAATCAACTGTTTTCATCAAGTCGGTAAGCTCGATGATTTCCAGCGAGACGCGCATATCCGGCTTGTCGGAACCGTAGCGGTTCATAGCTTCGGAATAAGGCATGCGCGGGAATGGTGTTGGCAGTTCCACATCCATGACCTGTTTGAACATCTTGCGGATCATGTCTTCGACCAGATCCATGATCTGCTCTTCGGACATAAACGAGGTTTCGATATCGACCTGAGTGAATTCGGGCTGGCGATCAGCGCGCAAATCTTCGTCGCGGAAACATTTGGTAATCTGGAAGTAGCGATCGAAGCCGGATACCATCAACAACTGTTTGAACAGTTGTGGAGATTGTGGCAAAGCGTAGAACTGGCCAGCGTGTACCCGTGATGGCACCAGATAGTCACGCGCGCCTTCCGGGGTGGAACGGGTCAGCATCGGGGTTTCGATTTCCATGAAACCATGCGTATCCAGATAATCACGCAAGGTTTTGGACACGCGGTAACGCAGGCGCATATTGGCTTGCATGACCGGGCGGCGCAGATCCAGATAACGGTGGGTCAGGCGTACGTTTTCCGACAGGTTTTCATCGTCCAGCTGGAACGGCGGAGTGGCGGAAGCATTGAGCACCTCAATATCCAGTGCCAGAACTTCGATTTCGCCCGTCGCCAGATTGCTGTTGACGGTGCCTTCCGGCCGTGCACGAACCAGACCGGTAATTTTGAGAACAAATTCGCTGCGGATTTCTTCAGCGATTTTGAATGTGTCAGCACGGTCGGGGTCGCATACAACCTGGATCAAGCCTTCACGGTCGCGCAGGTCGATGAAAATAACTCCGCCGTGATCGCGGCGACGATGTGCCCAGCCAGTGATTGTAATAGTTTGATCTAGATGAGCACGATTAACCGTGCCGCAATAATGAGTACGCATGTTGGTATGAGGAGTAATAATAAGTATTAAAAATTAGCGGGAATGACGGGTTTTTCAGGTGAACTGACCACGCCCATGGAAACAATGTATTTTAACGCGGAATCGACGCTGATATCGAGTTCTATGATTTCACTGCGTTTGACGAAAAAATAAAAGCCATTTACCGGGCTGGGTGTTGTCGGGATGAATACAGCAACATGCTCGTCATCCAGATGCTGTTCAACTTCACCGGGCAGGTTGGTCTGAAATGCAATCGACCATGCTTGCGGGTGTGGATAGCGTACCAGCAGCACTTTGCGAAAAGCGTCGCCATTGCCGGAAAACAGGGAGTCGGAGACTTGCTTGACGCTATAGTAAATTGACTTGACGACAGGGATGCGTGATAACAGCGATTCCCAGAATTTAAGCAGACGCTGCCCCAGCATGTTTGCGGTAACCAGGCCGCTGAGCAAAATGACTGCAAAGGTCAGAATGACGCCTAATCCAGGGATTTTAACTCCTAGCCAGGCCTCCGGTCGCCAATGCATAGGCAATAGTAATAAGCTCTGATCCAGTGTGGAGATGATCAGATTGAGTGCCCAGATGGTAATGCCTAGCGGCACCCAGATTAACAGGCCGGTAATGAAGTAACGTTTCATGGGCACTCAGTTTGCATGTGGTTCAAACGCAGGCTGGGCAGGCGCCAGTGCCACAGGCGGGCGCGGCTTCCGGCTTGCTTTGGCTGCCGTTTTTAAAGTCAGTCACATAATAGCCGTTACCCTTGAGCTGAAAGCCGGCAGCGGTGATCTGTTTGCTGAAACTGTCTTTGCTGCATTGTGGGCAGACGCTTAACTCAGCATCGGCCATTTTTTGCATCACATCCTGCTCAAAACCGCAGGCAGCGCATTTATATGCATAAATTGCCATAGTGAACACTCCTGAAAAAAAGAATATAACGATATTGTACATTAAGCTATGCTAATTTTAGGCCATTTCATTGAATATCAAGAGCGAAATAGCCGGATGACGAAGCGCCAGGGGGCGGCCAGCATGTCTGTTACCGCGCGTATCAGCCAGCGCCGTGCATCGCGGTGCGACATGCGTGATGCGCGCAATGCCAGATAAAATGCCAGGGAGAAACTCACGGTGAGGTTAATGAAGCCAATTGCCAGCACACCTAATCCGCCCAGCAGGATTTTTAGCCAGGTGACTTTCCAGCTCAGGGCAAATAAGGCATAAGCGAAATTGGCTGCGCCAAACGCAATATGGCGAATGTCGAGCGGTAACCCGGAAAGATGGCCGAAGGCGGCTACCAGACCCAGATACAGACCAAAAAAGAAATTACCGGCGAGTGAACCCAGATGGTTTTCAATATAACGTGTAATCGCGCGCCAGAATCGTCCCCCCAGTATGCGTGCCGGCCAGCTTAGCAAAGCCAGGCGCTGCGGGATTCTTTCGTAAATGTTTTTATTGTCGTAATAACCGCTGACCACGCCGGATAGAAATAAACCCACAGCGGCAATTGCCGCGTATAGCCAATTCATGGGTGTGCTGAGCGAAACCTCGTCAAGCAAGCTGAGCGCTTTGGCGGGCGAAATCGGTTGCCAGTGCCAGAAATAGCCCGCCACGCTGATCAACGTAAGGGCGGTGATAAATGCAAAAATCAGATTGCCTAATATCGCCATTAACTGACTAAGGAAAACCTGACTGATAAAGGTTTGCAGTGCTTGAAACTGGCGTGTTTCCGAGCGTAATTGCGATAGCGTTTGTGCCATCCAGCTTGCGGTCATGGCAGGCTGTTTGGTGGCGATGGTCAGTCCCAGCATGTATATCAGCACGAAGCCGAAAGCATAGTTGAGGCTGACCAGCGCAGCTTCCTGTAACGGCAGGAAATGTGTCTGAGCAATCAGGATTTTAAGCATGGCCATGCCTGCGATGATCACCCCGGCACCGGATGCGGCACGGAACATGGCAAATAACGCGGATCGGTTTTCAGCGACGTAGTGCTCGCCCGTATGTCCGGCATGTTGCGTAATCTGGTACGCAAGTTGCTGGGTCGTGCTGCGTAACAACCTACGTACGCTGTAGCGTTCGCCTGTACTGCGGCTGATGCTGATAAATAGTTTGATAATCAGATCGAGCTTGGTCAGCCCGGCTGCGTTGAGTATGCGTAACAGCAAGTCCAGCCGGTTCAGTTGTTGTTGCAAGCGTACGCGCAAATGGGTGAGTTCTATGCTGGTGCCTTGTTGCGCAGTATGGCGTTCAATACGCGCCAGCACTTCATGACACTGGGCAATAAGCACCTGAGCATGCGCTATGTCTGGCGTGATGTCGGGGTTAAGTATCTGCTGTGCGATTTCTTCATGCTGGGCAAGAAATGGCGATGCGTGCTGGTGTAATTCCGGATTGATGCGTAATAATTCCGGCTCCAGGCCACCCGCTGCAACACGGTGCGACAGGCCATTGATGGCTTCGCGATACTCCATGTCTAAACCGGCAATGGCGGGATGGTCGGGAGTGCATTTGAGCGCAATGAGCAGGCGCCGCCATAAATCAGCATCCACGCCTCTGATCCAGTCGCTGTCGTTAGCAGTGAGTGCATTGTCCAGCCAGTCGCGTAACGAATCTGGCTGGGGTAATGCCGGTAATAGTTTGTAACGAATACGGCGTGACAGTTCATTGGCAAAACTATGAGTGGGCAGGATGCCGGCAGACATCAGTAATTCACCGATCTGTTTGTGGCCAAGCAAACCCAGTAAATGTTCACGTAAACCGTCTGCGTAATCTGGATGACGCTCAATTAGGCCCAATAAGTCGGCAAGATGACATGTGGCAACGTCAATATCCCCGCTGCGACGTGGTCTGAGCAGGAAAAATAAACGCCAGATTAGAGCGCCGTCTGTATCGGCAGGCTCACTGGCCATGCGTTTAAGTGCACGTTCTAGGAATTCAGGGGTGTAATCCATGAGATAATTACCAATCGAAAGACTTGGAGAAGATGAGGCAATTGATTGTAACACCGGCTATTGCTGGTTAACCAATTGCAAGCAGCGTTGAGGCTTTCGTGATGAATGCTGGTCAGCATGGTGTCAGTTGGGCAATGGCATTATCAAGCTGTGATATTTTAATTTGTGAAGGAAAAAGATGACTAGGATACGACTGCCATTATTGTTGCTTACCTGTTTGGCATTAGCATCTTGTGGGCACAGTGAAGTTGATACCCATCAAGGGCAGCCTGTCACCAAGCGCAAGCTGGTATTCAAGGAAATACTGCGTACTTTTGAACC encodes the following:
- a CDS encoding FmdB family zinc ribbon protein, giving the protein MAIYAYKCAACGFEQDVMQKMADAELSVCPQCSKDSFSKQITAAGFQLKGNGYYVTDFKNGSQSKPEAAPACGTGACPACV
- the gpmI gene encoding 2,3-bisphosphoglycerate-independent phosphoglycerate mutase, with the protein product MTPVLLIILDGFGCRKCNTDNAIAQANKPNWDKYWKHYPHTLIQASESAVGLPSGQMGNSEVGHLNIGAGRVVYQEFTRIDLAIKGTSFFANPALKHTIEVAKQNDRALHILGLLSDGGVHSHERHIHAMLAMAANEGLKKVYLHIFLDGRDTAPKSAELFIANLQAKIDELQTGQIASMIGRYYAMDRDSRWQRVRAAYDLITQGKAEFTAPDAMTGLEMAYARGESDEFVKATSIVPPGAKPIRVEDGDSMVFMNFRSDRARQISRTFIEPDFNEFEREYQPKLADFCTLTGYSDEFNVSVAFPPERIRNGFGEYISQLGLKQLRIAETEKYPHVTFFFNGGEETVYEGEERIMVPSPDVATYDMKPEMSAFELTDKLVEAIERHQFDAIICNYANADMVGHTGNLEAAIKAIEALDICLGRAVPAMLAAGGEVLITADHGNAELMLDETTLQAYTAHTTNLVPLLYIGQRQASLADTGALEDISPTMLNIMGVVQPANMTGKSLINFE
- a CDS encoding site-specific recombinase, producing MDYTPEFLERALKRMASEPADTDGALIWRLFFLLRPRRSGDIDVATCHLADLLGLIERHPDYADGLREHLLGLLGHKQIGELLMSAGILPTHSFANELSRRIRYKLLPALPQPDSLRDWLDNALTANDSDWIRGVDADLWRRLLIALKCTPDHPAIAGLDMEYREAINGLSHRVAAGGLEPELLRINPELHQHASPFLAQHEEIAQQILNPDITPDIAHAQVLIAQCHEVLARIERHTAQQGTSIELTHLRVRLQQQLNRLDLLLRILNAAGLTKLDLIIKLFISISRSTGERYSVRRLLRSTTQQLAYQITQHAGHTGEHYVAENRSALFAMFRAASGAGVIIAGMAMLKILIAQTHFLPLQEAALVSLNYAFGFVLIYMLGLTIATKQPAMTASWMAQTLSQLRSETRQFQALQTFISQVFLSQLMAILGNLIFAFITALTLISVAGYFWHWQPISPAKALSLLDEVSLSTPMNWLYAAIAAVGLFLSGVVSGYYDNKNIYERIPQRLALLSWPARILGGRFWRAITRYIENHLGSLAGNFFFGLYLGLVAAFGHLSGLPLDIRHIAFGAANFAYALFALSWKVTWLKILLGGLGVLAIGFINLTVSFSLAFYLALRASRMSHRDARRWLIRAVTDMLAAPWRFVIRLFRS
- a CDS encoding murein hydrolase activator EnvC family protein — its product is MNPRSFIAAIAFASQLFSANAIAAQNESELAAIRSKIEQLRQQNHAAETNRDRAADALQKSERAISDANRALFELDQQRNETELALSELHSQSQTAHKAIERQQNELMALIRQQYFSGQSDTAKLLMNGENPNQITRNLTYFSYISKARNQLISELQHNLNQLDQLAVSQQQQQTRLDQIRQQHQQQKQTLQAQRQIKQQVVKQLGSEIQQQRQQIATLEQDEKRITKLMQDIARAIAKRKAKEEAAAALRAKKEASTRATAKPVKPTNTTRPPAQPVTPDSGLGKLKGHLILPTRGELIHRFGTPREQGGTLWKGLFIKAPAGQPVHSIAGGEVVFADWLRGFGNLIIIDHGGGYMSLYSNNETLYKQVGSSVKAGDTIASVGNTGGNNETGLYFELRYQSQAFDPSNWIAR
- the aspS gene encoding aspartate--tRNA ligase produces the protein MRTHYCGTVNRAHLDQTITITGWAHRRRDHGGVIFIDLRDREGLIQVVCDPDRADTFKIAEEIRSEFVLKITGLVRARPEGTVNSNLATGEIEVLALDIEVLNASATPPFQLDDENLSENVRLTHRYLDLRRPVMQANMRLRYRVSKTLRDYLDTHGFMEIETPMLTRSTPEGARDYLVPSRVHAGQFYALPQSPQLFKQLLMVSGFDRYFQITKCFRDEDLRADRQPEFTQVDIETSFMSEEQIMDLVEDMIRKMFKQVMDVELPTPFPRMPYSEAMNRYGSDKPDMRVSLEIIELTDLMKTVDFKVFRGAADMDGGRVAAMNVPGGASLSRKEIDDYTDFVKIYGAKGLAYIKVNDASQVTEPGLQSPIVKFLPEAALAEIIKRTGAQNGDLIFFGADKAKIVNDALGALRTKVGHAHGHAVKEWRPLWVVDFPMFEYNEDEKRWDALHHPFTAPKIGHETLLQTNPGAALSRAYDMVLNGWEVGGGSVRIHQQHIQDIVFRALGISEEQAREKFGFLLDALQFGAPPHGGLAFGLDRLVALMAGAESIRDVIAFPKTQRANDLMTQAPNNVDEKQLRELHIRLRNLEVNKA
- a CDS encoding DUF502 domain-containing protein — translated: MKRYFITGLLIWVPLGITIWALNLIISTLDQSLLLLPMHWRPEAWLGVKIPGLGVILTFAVILLSGLVTANMLGQRLLKFWESLLSRIPVVKSIYYSVKQVSDSLFSGNGDAFRKVLLVRYPHPQAWSIAFQTNLPGEVEQHLDDEHVAVFIPTTPSPVNGFYFFVKRSEIIELDISVDSALKYIVSMGVVSSPEKPVIPANF
- a CDS encoding ArsR/SmtB family transcription factor produces the protein MSEPTLNLEHVDLIDKDEHIEQASRAMKAMSHPLRLKILCVLGDREVSVQDIVDNVGTSQSNISQHLAILRDKGVLRTRKDANRVYYRVGDTRTLRLISLMRDVFCGFT